One window from the genome of Bacillus sp. SM2101 encodes:
- a CDS encoding GNAT family N-acetyltransferase, with translation MIRKLKSNDHKQVFSFLEEEASFNLFLIGDIEAFGYEQDFQDIWGEFDENNQLIAVLLRYYQYYIPYAKHEFDVEGFVQIIKKHDNVQSLSGKSEIACQFENIEGLKLGKKQNMFFCECVTDDQLGELHFQSEISLATIEDVDGIIALRSDIEEFVTPSNAKEMFIKTMKSGTGRTYVMKKNGQIIASASTTAENSISAMIVGVCTHQDYRNRGYATEVMKMLCKDLLKEGKTLCLFYDNPGAGRIYKKLGFVDIGKWVMYR, from the coding sequence ATGATTCGTAAATTGAAGTCTAATGACCACAAACAAGTATTTTCTTTCCTAGAAGAGGAAGCTTCATTTAACTTATTTCTTATTGGTGATATTGAAGCATTCGGATACGAACAAGACTTCCAAGATATTTGGGGAGAATTCGATGAAAACAATCAGCTAATCGCTGTTTTACTTCGTTATTACCAATACTATATTCCTTATGCCAAACATGAGTTTGATGTAGAAGGTTTTGTTCAAATTATTAAGAAACATGATAATGTACAATCTCTTTCCGGTAAGTCTGAAATCGCATGTCAGTTTGAAAATATTGAGGGCTTAAAGCTAGGAAAAAAACAAAACATGTTCTTTTGTGAATGTGTAACAGATGATCAATTAGGAGAACTACATTTTCAATCAGAAATATCTCTAGCAACAATTGAAGATGTCGATGGGATTATTGCATTAAGAAGTGATATTGAGGAATTTGTAACACCATCAAATGCAAAAGAAATGTTTATAAAAACAATGAAATCTGGTACAGGTCGCACATATGTTATGAAAAAGAATGGACAAATTATTGCCTCTGCATCAACTACGGCAGAAAATTCGATATCAGCAATGATCGTTGGTGTTTGTACTCATCAAGACTATAGAAATAGAGGCTATGCCACTGAAGTGATGAAAATGTTATGTAAAGACTTATTAAAAGAAGGAAAAACACTTTGTCTTTTTTACGATAACCCAGGCGCAGGACGGATTTATAAAAAGCTTGGCTTTGTTGACATTGGAAAATGGGTAATGTACAGATAA